In Lacrimispora indolis DSM 755, a genomic segment contains:
- a CDS encoding PTS sugar transporter encodes MKTVRISLNSIDKVKSFVNDLTKFDTDFDLVSGRYVIDAKSIMGIFSLDLSKPIDLNIHSENNADEILNILSPYIVD; translated from the coding sequence AAATTCCATCGACAAAGTAAAATCTTTCGTAAATGATTTAACAAAATTTGATACTGATTTTGATCTGGTTTCCGGCAGATACGTAATCGACGCAAAGTCTATTATGGGCATTTTCAGCCTGGATCTTTCCAAACCCATTGATTTAAATATTCACTCCGAAAACAACGCCGATGAAATCTTAAATATTTTATCTCCATATATTGTAGATTAA